One region of Bactrocera neohumeralis isolate Rockhampton chromosome 5, APGP_CSIRO_Bneo_wtdbg2-racon-allhic-juicebox.fasta_v2, whole genome shotgun sequence genomic DNA includes:
- the LOC126758629 gene encoding DDB1- and CUL4-associated factor 7 yields MSSTASKRKEIYKYLAPWPLYSMNWSVRPDKRFRLALGSFIEEYNNKVQIISLDEDTSEFSAKSTFDHPYPTTKIMWIPDSKGIYPDLLATSGDYLRVWRAGEPDTRLECILNNNKNSDFCAPLTSFDWNEVDPNLVGTSSIDTTCTIWGLETGQPHGRVYVSGHVKTQLIAHDKEVYDIAFSRAGGGRDMFASVGADGSVRMFDLRHLEHSTIIYEDPTHTALLRLAWNKQDPNYLATVAMDSCEVIILDVRVPCTPVARLSNHRACVNGIAWAPHSSCHICTAGDDHQALIWDIQQMPRAIEDPILAYTAAEGEVNQIQWGATQPDWIAICYKKACEILRV; encoded by the exons ATGTCATCAACCGCcagcaaaagaaaagaaatctACAAGTACTTAGCGCCATGGCCGCTATATTCAATGAATTGGAGTGTTCGTCCCGACAAACGCTTCCGTTTGGCGTTAGGTAGTTTTATAGAGGAGTACAACAACAAGGTGCAAATTATCAGCCTCGATGAAGATACCAGCGAATTCAGTGCTAAGAG CACTTTCGACCATCCATACCCCACGACGAAAATTATGTGGATACCAGATTCCAAGGGAATCTATCCTGACTTACTAGCAACCAGCG GTGACTACTTGCGCGTTTGGCGTGCTGGTGAACCCGACACACGACTAGAATGTATacttaataacaacaaaaatagtgaTTTCTGCGCACCACTGACATCTTTTGACTGGAATGAAGTAGACCCGAATTTAGTTGGTACCTCATCCATCGATACGACGTGCACAATCTGGGGTCTAGAAACAGGGCAACCCCATGGACGAGTCTATGTATCTGGACATGTTAAAACACAGTTGATTGCGCACGACAAAGAAGTCTACGACATAGCCTTTTCGCGCGCCGGCGGTGGACGCGACATGTTCGCATCGGTGGGCGCCGACGGCTCCGTACGAATGTTTGATCTGCGACATTTAGAACATTCGACCATTATTTATGAG GATCCAACGCATACGGCTTTACTACGTTTAGCATGGAATAAACAGGACCCAAATTATTTGGCCACAGTGGCGATGGATTCATGTGAGGTTATTATTTTAGATGTTCGTGTTCCTTGTACACCAGTTGCAAGACTGAGCAATCATAGAGCGTGCGTTAACGGTATTGCGTGGGCGCCGCACag TTCCTGTCACATATGCACTGCCGGTGATGATCACCAAGCACTGATCTGGGATATTCAACAAATGCCGCGGGCGATTGAAGATCCGATATTAGCGTACACAGCCGCCGAAGGCGAAGTGAATCAAATACAATGGGGCGCGACACAGCCCGATTGGATAGCGATTTGCTATAAGAAAGCATGTGAAATACTGCGTGTCTAG